One Pseudomonadota bacterium genomic window carries:
- a CDS encoding efflux RND transporter periplasmic adaptor subunit has product MTTVPHNRETVLHAQESSRMRRSAWTSTAAAWAIALTLASCSPRTKADPAASPSAAASAPVSVDVISARKATLPDDIAAVGTFEAISSVNISPKAAGPLVDVPVHTGQFVAKGDVIMQLDTSALEMTVRQDEADLLKAQTTLGLSRPGQTLKSDRDIPAVRKARATVDNARLAWERSRTLYRADLISQKDLQDDKRALLAAQADYQAAIDSVKSDKVTVVQKQIQLQTDQLNLRNATVRAPFSGYVSAVNVDVGDYVQPGGGSGSSGYVTLLTLDPIYCEVKIGETDSQKVRVGQAVEVKTAAYPGRVFRGSVYRISPALDPTTRTLKALARIANPERLLKPGLYGNATITLGATPGVVMVPQMAQTEQAGQTCVYVVEQTASGALARMRTLRRGRVDGRWVEAIDSNVRAGDNVVVGNLDRLYDGAPVTPAQTLREAPAVPKTGL; this is encoded by the coding sequence ATGACCACGGTCCCCCATAACCGAGAAACGGTCCTCCACGCGCAAGAATCCAGTCGCATGAGAAGGAGCGCCTGGACCTCAACGGCCGCAGCCTGGGCCATCGCGCTCACCCTTGCCTCGTGCTCGCCGCGTACGAAGGCGGACCCCGCCGCATCGCCCTCGGCGGCGGCGTCTGCACCGGTCTCGGTTGACGTCATCTCGGCGCGCAAGGCCACCCTGCCCGACGACATCGCGGCGGTAGGCACGTTCGAAGCCATCTCGAGCGTCAACATCAGCCCGAAGGCAGCCGGCCCGCTCGTCGATGTACCGGTGCACACCGGCCAGTTCGTTGCCAAGGGCGACGTGATCATGCAGCTCGACACCAGCGCCCTCGAGATGACGGTGCGCCAGGATGAGGCCGACCTCTTGAAGGCCCAGACCACCCTCGGCCTGAGCCGACCCGGCCAGACCCTGAAGAGCGACCGCGACATCCCCGCGGTGCGCAAGGCCCGCGCCACCGTCGACAATGCACGTCTCGCGTGGGAGCGCAGCCGAACCCTCTATCGCGCCGACCTCATCTCGCAGAAAGACCTTCAAGACGACAAGCGGGCCCTGCTCGCGGCCCAGGCCGACTATCAGGCAGCCATCGACTCGGTGAAGAGCGACAAGGTCACCGTGGTGCAGAAGCAGATCCAGCTGCAGACCGATCAGCTGAACCTTCGAAATGCCACGGTACGGGCGCCCTTCAGCGGCTATGTGTCGGCCGTGAACGTCGACGTGGGCGACTACGTGCAGCCAGGCGGAGGAAGCGGCTCGAGCGGCTACGTCACCCTGCTGACCCTCGATCCCATCTACTGCGAGGTGAAGATCGGCGAGACCGACAGCCAGAAGGTGCGTGTCGGACAGGCGGTCGAGGTGAAGACCGCGGCCTATCCCGGGCGCGTGTTCAGGGGAAGCGTGTACCGCATCAGCCCCGCCCTCGACCCAACCACCCGGACCCTGAAGGCCCTTGCCCGCATCGCCAATCCCGAGCGGCTGCTCAAGCCGGGATTGTACGGCAACGCGACCATCACCCTCGGCGCCACGCCGGGCGTGGTGATGGTGCCGCAGATGGCACAGACCGAGCAGGCGGGGCAGACCTGCGTGTACGTCGTCGAGCAGACCGCCAGCGGCGCTCTGGCGCGCATGCGCACCTTGCGCCGCGGCCGTGTCGATGGCCGCTGGGTCGAGGCCATCGATTCGAATGTGAGAGCCGGAGACAACGTGGTGGTCGGCAATCTCGACCGTCTCTATGACGGGGCTCCGGTAACCCCCGCGCAGACCCTCAGAGAAGCGCCCGCGGTTCCCAAGACGGGCCTCTGA